The following nucleotide sequence is from Vanrija pseudolonga chromosome 4, complete sequence.
CGCCAGTCGCCGGGGCCTGGGGCCTCGTGGGGTGGGGCAGCGCGCTTGCCGGCGGCTTGGCCCCCGCACGACAGACCGTGCTGCGGGGCATTGGGCTGGGCATCGTGCTTTGTTAGAGACGGAGGTGCTGGGAGATTGGCAACGAGCGGGATAACATGCAGGTGGGCGAGGGGCAAGGCCCGCGGTTGGGGCAGCGCTCGACtgagagggagagagggcTAGTACAGCGCCTGATGTAGCAACTGCGCTCGTAGCAGCGGAGGCACGgccgctcctcgtccgcTCGCATGGCACAGCGGGGTAAGGGGAGGAGGTACGCGCTCGGCTGTGCGCTTTGAGTAGTAGTAGTCGTAGTAGTGCGTGTATTGCCCGTAAGTGTTGTCCGTGTTGCACATGCTCCGCACTCTCAAACCGCCGGAGACGAGTGGCACTACTAGCCTAGGCTGCCCTTGCCGTCCCTCACGACCGGCATATCAATGCGCCGCGGTGCGTCGCCAGAGCTGGCCTGGAGGTAGACGATCCAAAGCTGcttgcgagcgagcggccgaCAGTCCTCCGTGCATGTCCGGTATCGGCCGTCGGggcctcgcccgctcgcccgcgtgAGAGGCGTGCGTTGCGAGCGGCCTgcgctccgccgcgacggcctcggtACAGCCCAACCCGCGTTCGGAGCGGCATAGCTATCGTTCCGgctggcgtgtcggcgagcagTGGGCAGCGGCAAGAGTAGGCAAGTCGCGGCTGGTGATGGCAGTAGTTTGCCCAACAGCTCGCTGGCAGTTGCACGTGGCCTGGGGACCCGGACGCCGCAGACTCGAGCACACGGcgcccggcgtcgccgcggtgcGGCAGGCGGAGTAAGTACTGCATAAACTCGGTGTGTGCACCCAGACGAGAGGGATCACGCGGCGCTTCCGAGTGCCCGAGCACGCCGGGTGGGCCGATgtgccggcgctgctgctgtatAGCGCCGACATACGGCACGGAATGGCGTGGTACCTACCTACCGCGCTGGTGTGCGTGCCGCACCCGACCGAGCCGAATGGCTGATGATCGAAGGGAGGCGAGATAAACAATGGCAGCGTTGCCTGGGCTCTCTGGTTGCCCGAACCAAGCAACGCTCAATAGGCCGTAGCGCCGCAAAGGCAGGCTACGTCGCTCGATTCTCGGCGATGAGATGGCGCTTGGCGTCATCTgcttgggtgggtgggtggtgggcagTGAGGTGAACGTGCGCGTCGGTGACGGCCCCCTGTTGATTGAGGGGATCAGCAGGGCTGGCTTCTAGGGTTGCTTCAGCTACATACATTCTTCTCGACTCTGCCCTCCTTGCAAGGTGTCGCTCAGCACCCATCATTGACGCGTGGGCCGGTCCATGGGTTGGACAGTGCTCACCACAACACTTGACAATCTCGGCGACATGCCCCCCTTGCGGGCAAGCCAATGCGGCTACTAGCAGTGCGCAGCTGATTATGAACAGTTGGCCAGCTTTGGCCTGACGTCGCACGTCTCCTAGAGGTCCAGGCTAATGGGTCGATCGGCTTACAAGGTTTCTGGGCGGCAAGAGCAGACCGAGCTGGCAGTCTCTctgcccaccccacccaccacccagcaaGCACCCGCCAACTTAGCTCGACTTAGAGCCGCATTGATCGACCTTAGTGCATCGGACCCCCCTCCTGTGGTGGCATGCCGCACTCCGCCCGCATACGCAAGCCGGCGCATACATGGCTGGCCAACATGCGACAATTGAGCGTGCGAGGTGAATGCATAGAATGCATCCGGAACGGGGTAGCGGGGGTGTCTCGGCTGCACAAGGAGAGAGGTCGGACAAGTCCACCACAGACATGATCAATTGAACGGACAGGACAGCCCTCTCGCAGACGAATATAGCACACTGCACCAAGTGCCCAAAGCTTGACGTTGTCGCACCTCGGAGATGAGTCTTCGACACTATGCATATGATAGACGCATGACGAGCTAAAGGGTGTTACCCTGCCCACAGCAGAGACGACAGCGCGCCAGCTGCCACCCAATGTggcacgcgcacgctgcCTTACGCCCGGTGACAACCCATGCTGTTGCTCAATAATCAATCACACCCCACGTCGCCCAAACAAGGCACACCGCGCACATGCACTCTAATCACCGTTGGTTTGCCTTGCTAGCTCTGTTGAATTAAggccgagcgaggtgggcgcgATCTTTGACCTACTCGCTGTGTTTGGGCCAACAACGTTACGTGGTGTTGTGGTTCTggcgtgggcgcggcgcggcgcaggaggGCTCTACAccagccggcggcctcgctctCTCTTCGGTCTTGAGCAGGCCGCGTTTAAAGCAAGAGCCGAGAAGGTCGCCTTTCCCACCCCAAGGTCTCCAAACACGCAGCCCGCACCATGAAGTTCAGTCTCCTCGCCCTGGCCAGTGAGTCGCCGTTGCACGCcagcgctgaccccagccctcgccatcactgccctcgccaacaactctggcggaggcggcagcggcggcggcgcgcccaGCTCGGGCGGCTACTGCCCCGACTGCAAGATCCAAGGCGTCAACAATGTAACCACAAAGTTCCTCAAGGGCAACTGCAAGTGGGCGCACAAGACGGACAAGAAGGACCCCAACTTCCTCATCAACCTCTCCAAGGGCCAGaacccgccgctgctctgGATCGGGTGCTCCGACTCGCGCGTCCCAGAGACGGTGATTACCAACTCGCGCCCGGGCGACATCTTCGTGCACGTAAGTCGCGGTGAGAGAcacagctgacgccagcgaAACATTGCCAACATGGTCCCgctcaccgacgacaactcgctcgcggtgctcgacTACGCCGTGCTCCATGTCGGCGTGTCGGACGGTACGTGCGCCTTCTTCGGGCCTAgctgacgcccgcccagTCGTTGTGGTTGGCCACACCAAGTGTGgtggcgcgacggccgcctaCAACGCCGTGCacccgcccgcgacgcccgccgagcccgtcacGGACGACCCGAGCGTCGAGAGCCACCTGACGAgctggctcgcgccgctcatCGCGCTGACCAAGGCGCTGCCGGGGAACGCGACGATCGAGGATGTTGTCGAACACAACGTCGCCGCGCAAGTCGACAACGTCGTACAGTCGCCCGTGAGTGTTCCATGGCTGACCCCGCCCCACTGACCCCGCCCACAGATCGTCCAGAACGCGTGGAAGCAGGGCAAGGACGTCCGCGTCCACGGATGGGTGTACGACCTCGAGACGGGCCTcctgcacgacctcggcctcacgcGCACAAAGGCTGACTGCACCGACTAGGCATAACGAGGGGTTGATGTTCATAGCGAAAATAATATGGAGGACATTGCTTCGGTTGGCGGGGCGCTTAAGCATGTCGCCACAGCCGATATGCCACTGACTggccgccagtgccgccggAAGGTGGGAGCACTAACTCTTGCCAAGACACCGCATCAGCCTACCCATCTGCACGTATGTAGGGCTGACTCCTATGCGACCATGCATGCTCACCCCGCGGTGCGCCGTTCaaccgcccccgccgcgctgcacgccgagctgcgcgccgcgtcaaTCGCGAGCCACCGCGGCGGCTAGATAAACGTCGGGTGAGCAGGGCGGTTAACCCCGCACCGCGCCATAGCCGACGCATCGGCCCGCTACCACCATCGTAACGAGTCACCAGCGCGCACCAAGACGTGTTCACGACTGCACTCTTAAGCAAGCAGCATGCGGGCCTCGACAGCGCTGCTCACCACCCTCGGACGCGTCGTGACCCCCTTATCCTCACCAGCAAACATGACCCGCGCCACTAACCCCATCTCGACGGTCGCCGTGCTCCTGCCCCTGCcggacgcggcgctcgccaagctgcgcggcgccTTCAAGACAGTGCACTACCACCCCGACTTTACTCTGCCGGCCGCGGTGCGCCCCGAGGTCGAGTACATCTTCACCAGCTGGGCTGGCCTGCCGTCCGACGtggccctcgccgacatccCCAACGTGCGGCACGTGCAGCTCGGCATGGCGGGCGCCGACAAGCTGCTCTCGTCCCCTGCCATCGCGGAGAtcgccaagcgcggcgcTGCGAGCCCGACAGTcagcacggcgagcgggACGCACGTCGTCAGCATCCCGCAGTGGGTCGTGGGCAACGTCATCAACCTGTTCCACCAGATGCAGAGCATGATCTCGTTTGCAAGGGTAggtgctcggcgtggcgtggtgcgcggcgagcgagctgacgccgacgccagaCAAACGCCCGCTGGGCATCCGAGCCAGAGGTCGACatcgccagccagccgtACTTTGCCCGCTCGCTATACGGCCGCACGGCCGGCATGCTGGGGTacggcgcgctcgggcgCGAGTCGGCCCGCCTGCTCAAGGCGCACGGCATGCGCGTGATTGCCGCCAACACGAGCGGGAAGAGCACGAGCGAGACGGAGGTGAGGGAGGCCACCGCAGGTGGCCGACTTGGGAGTAGCATCGCTCACACCACCCAGTATGTCATCCCCGGCACGGGCGACCCGGACGGCAGCATCCCCTCGGCGTACTTCTCGACCAAGGACGCTTCCGCGTTCGACGAGTTCCTGTCCCAGACCGACGTGCTGGTGTGCAGCATGCCCAGCACGCCCGCGACGCGGGGGATGCTGACGGCAGAGAGGCTGGGTGGGTCGAACCTTGCGCCACCATCTATGCAGACCACTGACACCGCTCGCAGCAAAGCTCCGCCCCGGAGCCCTGCTCATCAACATCGGCCGCGGTGACCtcgtgtcgagcgccgacaTCCTCGCAGCACTGGACAACGGCACActcttcggcgccgcgctcgacgtgacCGACCCGGAGCCGCTGCCGGCCGGGCATGCGCTGTGGACGCACCCGCGCGCCATCGTCACCCCGCACCTGAGCGGCaatgccgagggcgagtttGACATCGCGACGGACATTGCGCTCGAGAatgcgcggcgcgtcgagcgcggcgagcggccgttcaacgtcgtcgacctggccAAGGGATACTAGGGACGTGTATGCAGTTCTTGTTTGTGCATGTAGCTCTGGTCAGCTGCCACCCGCCGGATCGGTCTAGAGCTTCATCCGTCTTGTTCTGCCTGTCAATCTAGTCTGTCTGCTGTATCGTATCTCATCTCGCCTCACGGCGCCAGGCCACGGCCCTACGCAAACTTCATCTTGCTCGTCCTGATGcgcagcccaagcccaaTGGCAATGAGCGGGATGCCGATGTAgaacgcgccgacgcggagggGCGTGTACGCCGGGCCGCGGGACACGGCCCAGGTCGAGTATCCGCccgcgaggaaggcggtcGCGAGGGACAGCCCGATGAGGAGGTATCCCGAGAGGCTGCGGTCGGCGTCAGCCTGCCCTCCgtcccctcctcgcccaaCTCACCGGTGGTACTTGTACACCGCCTTGGCctttgcgccgccgccgaacgccgcgccgcccgcccacacgCTCAGCCCGCCAACAAGCGCCTGCACCAGCACCCacagcagcgtcgcgcagcCGAACCACGCATGCCACGTCGTGTagtgcgccgcgccgtgcacCTCCTTGTTCCACCACATGAACGACGTGCCGACCGCCATGAGGGGCACGGCAAAGCCGGCAAGCACACGCTGGTGCGTGGccaggcgcagcgcgcgcacgcccggcggcggcgtcggcggctgcaCCGGCGcaacgccgagcgcgaacAGCGTGATCGCGAGCGCGTTCAGCGGGGGGTGCGGCGCGAAGTAGCCCAGCGCGGCCACGTCGGCGGTCAGGACGAGCGTCCAGGTGAGCgggaggaagagggcgaTGCCGGCCTGGACACGAGCGTTAGCGAGTGTCGGGCAGTGAGTGGGGCGGggagcgccgccgacaacgaccGATACCGGTGTTGCACGCTCGGTcgctgcgcgacctcgctACTCACAGCAAGCAGCCCGAGGCTCCACCTATCCCtagtcgtcggcgccatgtTGAGTGCGCGGAGGAACGGTCCAGAAGGcttgggctcgtcgtcgtcggggtcggcgagcgcgatgcgGCCGGtggagtcgtcgtcggtggtgggcgagatgtcgtcgacgtctgctgcctcctcttcgtcgaGGAGCGGGCGCTGCGAGtctgagcggcggcggggcgcgacCATGTGCGCTGGGTGTGGCGAGTGCACGGTGGCGTGTGCGCGTGTGGTGGGAAGTAACCGACGCTTGCTTGATATGGACGTCTTTTGACTGGTCGTTGTCCTTGTCGTTGTTGCGACTTTGCTGCGCGATTACGTGCTGGCCACTTAGCGCGCACTGGCTTGCTGACAAAACGGTGTGCAACCACTTAGGCACGTTTAATCAGATAGCGCGGACTTGAACGCCGGTCACGGGCACACTACATTCCTTCACTTCATTGCTTTTGCTCTACGTCTATGGACATACCATGCATGGGGCCCACTACCCTTTCCCCGCCTACACGAACAGGTCGAGGTCACCGCGGCCAGGAGCGCGGACAGCCCGCACGCGCGACTCGAAGCTGAACACGTCGCCCTCGTACGCGACAAAGCCGAcgtccgcggcgcgcgcctccgagttgaggccgaggagctcggcgaggttgccgctcgcgaggtcgagcgccttcTGCTTGCTGAAGACGtcgggggcagcagcgtacgcccacgccgcctcgaAGCGGGTcaggcgcgcgtcgcactcctcggcgatgccgaggccgacagtCACGCCGCGGCTGGCGAGGTACGCGGGCAGCGTGTGGTGCGAGAGCGGAGGGCCGGGGAGGATGCGGCGCGTGTTCCAGTTGAAGGGgtacgagcgcgacggggtGATGATGACGCcaatctcctccttggccaggtcgtcggcgaggagccaCGACTCGTGGCCACCGATAACGGTCAGCTTGAGCGGgggcgcgacctcgcgcttgacGCGGATGAGGGCAGCGATGACGTCGGCGTTCGaggtcgcgacgacgaggcgcaggtcaccagcggcggccttggcgaacGCAGtgtgcagctcgtcgctcgccttgAGGTCGTTGCCAGCGAGGAGAGAGCGGAGGAGGGTCAGCTTGGTCGAGATCGAGTGCTTGGCAATGTTGAGGTTGAggtggagcgcggcggcggtgctgccgATGGCTCCAggctcgagggcgtgctcggcggccgtggaGAACGAGTACGAGTAGCCCGAGATGAAGTTGTTGGAGATGGGCGAGGTGACGCCGGTGGTCACACCAGCCTCGTACGCGAACagctcgtccttgccgccgaagCGGGCACCGTCGGCAGCGCGGACTAGCAGGCCGTCGAGAAGGTCGGGCgcgttgagcgcgtcgacagcCTTGCCGTCCGACGTAGACGCCTCCTGCGCAATCTCAATCAGACCGAGCTTGGAGCCCGTGGAGATGAGGCCGGGAGCGATGCTGCCGCCCTTGAGGTCGATGGCGGTGAActcggcctggtcgacgACACACTCGGTACCAACGCAGGTGATCTCGCCATTGTCAACCACGACACGCGAGGGGACACCAGCAGTGTGCACGCCCTCCAGCGGCACGAAGAGCTCAGCGACGCCGTCAAACACGACGCGGCCCGAGCGCTTCTTGGGGCGAAGGTCGGGGtcgccgcgcgactcgacGGCCTCAGCAGCCTCCTTGTCATAGTTGCCCTCGCGGCTGATCTCCTGCGCGGCAGCAGgcttgtcgacgacgtgggGCTTGATAATCTGGGGGATGCCATCAATGTAGGTCTGCTTGggggtggcgccgagggcgagcgggaACGAGTCCCagacgacaatgtcggcatCGTAGCCGGGGCGGACGTAGCCAAGacggtggccgaggccagcgGTGCGAGCCGAGTGGGTGGTAACGGAGCTGAGGGCCTCGGAGAAGTTGAGGCCGAACGCGTGAGCCTGCGCGGCCTCGAACACGAGGTAACGCGAGTCGAGGACGGGGTGGTCCGACTTCATCGAGACGCGGAtaccggcgtcggcgagaaTCTTGGGCGCATAAGGTGTGCCGCGGTACGCCTCGCGCTTGTAACGGGCGTTGTTGGCAAAGATGGCCACGCCGGGAGTCGGGCCCCACGCCTGCTTGATCAGGTCGGGGACGAGATACGCCTCGTGCGCGTGGTGGAACGCAGCGATCGGGAACTGGAACTCGTTGGAAATACGGACCAGGTCGTTGATGTCGACCGTCTCGTAGCAGTGGATGTTGACCTTGACGTTGCCGCGGATGACATCAGCCAGCACCTCCCACTCGAGGCTCTCGGGGAAGGGCTCAGACTGCGActtgggcgcggcgcaccaGCGCTCCTGCtggtccttgagcttcttgccctcggtgTAGGCGCGGCGGAAGTCGTACGCCGAGTCGAGACGCGTGTTTCCGTACACGCGGAGCGGGTTCTCGCCGCACGCGTGCTTGATGTGGCGCCACGCCTTGGTGCGCACCCatccgtcctcgtcgttaATGACGAACGGCGGCTCGACCTGCATGCTCTGCGGCGTGTTCTCGGCCGTCCAGCGCGGCTTGAACGTGAATGCCTGACCGCCAATGttgcccgccgagccgggGAGCACCAGCATCGTCGTGATACCGCCTGCGATGGACAGGTTGAacgccgcgtcgtgcgtgttgaagccgtcgagcgagcggagccACGGGAGGATGGGCGCCTTGAGCGAGTTGGTGCTgtcgctgccctcgaggcccggggcggcgtcgacagcaAGGTGCGAGTGCACGTCGACAATGCCGGGGGTGACCCACGCGCCGTTGAGGTTGACCTCGTCAACAGCGAGATCGGCATCGCCAGCCTCGCGGCAGAGCTCGTGgaagtcggcgtcgccagccttgccgaccttgcgcacgacgccgccctcgagccacacgtcggcgccgtacagcacctcctcgccgtggtGCTCGCCGGTCCAGACGGTGCCGTTCTTGAGCCacacggcgccggtgccctTGACGTAGCGGTCGGAGCGCTTGCGCGAGGCGTCATAGTCGCGGAggttgggcggcgggcgcgagatCTCGGCGCAGCGCTTGATGCCGTCCTGCACGAAGGGAGGCAGCGGCTCGGGCGAGGGGAAGGGGAACGACCAGCTGTTGATGTAGCCGTAGCCCAGGGCCAGGagcggcaggagcagcagcaggtggtGGTAGGTGCGCTTGCTCGAGTGGCCCTTGAAGCTGttgtcgtcttcgtcgtcgtcgtgctcgtcgacgagcagcacgaccttttcgacgtcggccgcggtgcggcgtgcgcgcggggtgcccatggtggtgctggtgggtgTGTGATGTGTGATGGGGATGGGGAGGGTGGTTGAAGCTTGATGCCATTAAGCAGGCGGccagtggcagcagcggcgccgcggcgtatTGCATCATTGTGGCCTGTATGGAGGATGTTCCTGGCACACGCGTGGTGCCCATCGCACCAAGCCG
It contains:
- the can_2 gene encoding Carbonic anhydrase 2, encoding MKFSLLALATLAITALANNSGGGGSGGGAPSSGGYCPDCKIQGVNNVTTKFLKGNCKWAHKTDKKDPNFLINLSKGQNPPLLWIGCSDSRVPETVITNSRPGDIFVHRNIANMVPLTDDNSLAVLDYAVLHVGVSDVVVVGHTKCGGATAAYNAVHPPATPAEPVTDDPSVESHLTSWLAPLIALTKALPGNATIEDVVEHNVAAQVDNVVQSPIVQNAWKQGKDVRVHGWVYDLETGLLHDLGLTRTKADCTD
- the YPRB2_1 gene encoding putative protein in proB 3'region, which codes for MTRATNPISTVAVLLPLPDAALAKLRGAFKTVHYHPDFTLPAAVRPEVEYIFTSWAGLPSDVALADIPNVRHVQLGMAGADKLLSSPAIAEIAKRGAASPTVSTASGTHVVSIPQWVVGNVINLFHQMQSMISFARTNARWASEPEVDIASQPYFARSLYGRTAGMLGYGALGRESARLLKAHGMRVIAANTSGKSTSETEYVIPGTGDPDGSIPSAYFSTKDASAFDEFLSQTDVLVCSMPSTPATRGMLTAERLAKLRPGALLINIGRGDLVSSADILAALDNGTLFGAALDVTDPEPLPAGHALWTHPRAIVTPHLSGNAEGEFDIATDIALENARRVERGERPFNVVDLAKGY